From one Montipora capricornis isolate CH-2021 chromosome 10, ASM3666992v2, whole genome shotgun sequence genomic stretch:
- the LOC138020789 gene encoding uncharacterized protein has product MAWNNQADTLTFNVDSDAIDHVIGGGQLSSEGKLTKRVLLSQVARIYDPLGLAAAFLIRAKIGLQELWQAGVDWDEDAPPAVREKWKDLFREMKELSRVEFPRSLTRADAEEPPMLCVFSDASQYAFGACAYSRQRINDDQYQVRLIAAKSRVAPLKQLSIPRLELQAAVLASRLAKTIQEESRMKFQAVKFFTDSTITLAWIQNPSRNFKPFVSARVGEIQSNADPSEWKHIPGEENVADDISRGIYVGDLNGRWSNGPEFLQKPEELWPQEVAKPVSEEHLELRQNKTVCEVKKIDEAIDPKCFSSWKNLVRVTVRIQRLANKIRLRSHTQTLVPEELEKAERFWIKESQKSLHSSESRKGNSGV; this is encoded by the coding sequence ATGGCATGGAATAACCAAGCTGACACACTCACGTTCAACGTCGACTCTGATGCGATAGATCACGTGATTGGAGGTGGACAACTTTCGTCGGAAGGGAAGCTAACAAAGAGGGTTTTGCTCAGTCAAGTCGCTCGAATTTATGATCCCCTTGGTCTCGCAGCTGCTTTCCTTATCAGGGCAAAGATCGGATTACAAGAGCTATGGCAAGCCGGAGTTGATTGGGACGAAGACGCCCCGCCAGCTGTTCGTGAAAAGTGGAAAGATTTATTCAGAGAAATGAAGGAGTTAAGTAGGGTCGAGTTTCCCCGCAGTTTAACTCGTGCCGATGCAGAAGAGCCTCCTATGCTGTGCGTATTTTCCGACGCATCCCAGTACGCCTTTGGAGCTTGCGCTTACAGCCGACAGAGGATTAATGATGACCAGTATCAAGTCAGGCTAATTGCAGCGAAGTCACGGGTAGCACCTTTAAAGCAACTAAGCATACCACGACTGGAACTACAAGCAGCAGTTTTGGCGTCTAGATTAGCTAAGACTATTCAAGAAGAATCACGAATGAAATTCCAAGCCGTCAAGTTCTTCACAGACAGCACAATAACCCTTGCCTGGATACAGAATCCGTCACGCAATTTCAAGCCATTCGTGTCTGCGCGAGTTGGAGAAATTCAAAGTAACGCTGACCCTAGTGAATGGAAACACATCCCGGGTGAAGAAAATGTCGCTGATGATATTTCTAGAGGAATTTATGTAGGAGATCTGAACGGGAGATGGAGCAATGGACCAGAGTTTTTGCAAAAGCCAGAGGAGCTTTGGCCACAAGAGGTAGCAAAACCTGTTTCAGAGGAACATTTGGAGCTTCGACAAAACAAGACAGTTTGTGAAGTGAAGAAGATAGATGAAGCCATCGacccgaaatgtttttcaagttgGAAAAACCTGGTTCGAGTGACGGTCCGTATTCAAAGGCTGGCCAACAAGATACGCTTAAGAAGTCACACCCAAACGCTTGTACCAGAGGAATTAGAAAAAGCTGAACGCTTCTGGATCAAGGAATCCCAGAAGTCCCTGCACAGCTCTGAATCAAGAAAGGGGAATTCAGGAGTTTGA
- the LOC138020790 gene encoding uncharacterized protein translates to MLITRHVHQQGHSGVAATTAKIRAKYWILKAMKLSKSIKFKCGFCKEMAHKTETQLMANLPALRLAPYTPPFYYTACDYFGPYSVKVGRNKIAKHYGVVFTCLNTRAVYVEMAVDCSTMEFLQVLLRFFAIRGQPAVMISDNGSQFVGAERELGEMVRGLSREEIQNFCAEKGMHWKFTTPAAPHQNGCAEALVKTCKNALKRAIGSQLLTPFELYMVFLEVANLVNQRPIGRIPNDPDDGKYICPNDTLLGRASSEVPQGPFKETQNPRHRVEFLQKIVDSFWKRWNRDVFPSLVARKRWQIERRNVKVNDIVTVVDSNAVRGKWCTGRIMEVYPGPDGRVRNVKVKTSTGVYSRPVTKVAVICPAEEE, encoded by the coding sequence ATGTTAATAACAAGGCACGTGCATCAACAGGGACACAGTGGAGTGGCTGCTACGACCGCCAAGATTAGAGCGAAGTATTGGATCCTAAAGGCAATGAAGTTGAGCAAGTCAATCAAGTTCAAATGTGGATTCTGTAAAGAAATGGCACATAAGACCGAAACACAGTTAATGGCAAATTTACCAGCACTTCGATTAGCCCCATACACTCCACCATTTTACTACACGGCATGTGACTACTTCGGGCCTTACAGCGTCAAGGTAGGACGAAACAAGATAGCGAAGCACTACGGTGTGGTGTTTACATGCTTGAACACAAGGGCAGTATATGTGGAGATGGCCGTTGACTGTTCTACCATGGAGTTTTTGCAAGTTCTCCTTAGATTTTTTGCGATTCGCGGTCAACCTGCAGTGATGATAAGTGATAACGGTTCACAGTTTGTCGGTGCGGAGAGGGAGCTGGGTGAAATGGTACGAGGTTTGAGCCGAGAAGAGATTCAAAATTTTTGCGCAGAGAAAGGCATGCACTGGAAATTCACGACACCTGCTGCCCCTCATCAAAATGGCTGCGCAGAGGCGCTCGTCAAGACTTGCAAGAATGCTCTAAAGCGGGCCATTGGCAGTCAATTGCTAACACCATTCGAGTTGTACATGGTGTTTCTAGAGGTAGCCAATCTTGTTAATCAACGGCCAATCGGAAGGATTCCAAAcgaccctgatgatggcaagtACATATGCCCTAATGATACTCTCCTTGGACGAGCGTCATCTGAAGTACCACAAGGACCTTTCAAAGAAACACAAAATCCGCGCCACAGAGTTGAGTTTCTCCAGAAAATCGTTGATTCATTCTGGAAGCGTTGGAATCGAGACGTTTTTCCATCCCTAGTAGCAAGGAAGCGGTGGCAAATTGAACGACGAAACGTGAAAGTCAACGACATCGTTACAGTGGTTGATAGTAATGCCGTTCGAGGCAAGTGGTGCACAGGCAGAATCATGGAAGTCTACCCAGGACCGGACGGTCGAGTACGAAATGTCAAAGTCAAGACGTCGACTGGCGTCTACAGTCGTCCTGTTACTAAAGTTGCTGTGATTTGTCCTGCGGAGGAAGAGTGA